The region GTCGACACCGCAGGAGAAGCGGTGCTCGGTCACCGAGACGCGCTCGACGAGGCACGCGTCGGGGCGTACGTGCACCCAACTCCACCCCTGCGCCGGCCCGTCCGCCCAGCGCACGTGCAGTCCCCGCACGATCGGGTCGGCCACCCGCCCGGCCACGTAGGCGTCGACCGCCGCCGCGCGGGTCAGCGCCCCGAGGTCGTTGACCGCTCCGGTCCGGCCGTCCGGCAGCCGACCGAGGATGTCCCGGAAACCCACCGGCTCCGGTTCGTCGCCGGAGGCGGCCACGCCGGCACCGCCCGCGGCGTAGGCGCGCGCGTCGATCACGTACTCCACGAGGCGGCGCCCGTGCTCGGCCGCCCGCAACGTCGCAGAACCGATTCGCAGCACGGGCAGGCCGACGGCCTCGCTCACGGCGTCCTTCAGCCGCTCGACGCGCTTCTCCGCCGAGCCGGCGGAGGCGACCGGGCCGATCTCCACGGCGACGATCGCGCGGCCGGTCTCGGCGGAACAGACCACGAAGTCGAAGCTGGCACGGCTGGCCGAACTCCACTGGCTGCCGGTGACACCAGGCGGCCGCCCCTGGACCAGGTCACTGAGCCGGCGGTTCGGATGGACCCGCTGGCCGGCGCGGCTGAGCAGCGTGTCGTGCCCGCCCTCGGCGGATACCGCCCGCAGCCAACCACGGTCGTCGCTGCCGATGCTCGTCATCTGCCTGATCCATCCGCCGGTCGGTCGAGCCGCGCCGAGTCTAGGCGGTCGATCATGACGTACGCCTCGGCGGCACGCCCGCCCCGTGCTCGGCGCCCGCCCGCCACTCGGCGATGCCCGTCGCCATGCCCGCGGCGATGTGCTTCTGCCGGATCGGTTCCCGCCGGTCGACGCTTCACCGCCGCCTGTGACGTAGGTCACAGGCATGCCGTGTTCCAGGGAGCCGGTTGGGGTGTATCCAGCGGAGTCGCCGGTAGCGGACCGGCCGGGAGGTCAGCATGTCGCGACAGCAGCTCGGCACCCGCACCGGCAGCGGTCGGGACGCCCGCCAACGCCGGGACGACCCGCGCGCCCGTCGACCTCGCCTGGCCGGTGATCCGACCATCCTCCGACGCCCCCGTACCGATCGAGCGGCACGTCACCATCGACTGCCACCACGACCCGTGGCCGCCGGTCCGTCCGCGCCGCCGGCCGGCCCCGCGCCGAACGCCGGGAACCCGGGCGCCGGTACCCGCAGCCGACGCCCGCCGCAGCACCGCACCGCCGGGACAGCGGACGTCGCACGCATCGCTGCCGACGCGGCCCGCCAGGTGCCCGGCGTCACCGACGCCCACCCGGCCACCGTCCGGCTGGTCGACGACGCCGTGGGACTCGACCTGCACCTGGTCGGCACGTACGGGCACAGCGTGCCCGCCGTCGCCGAGGCCGTCCGGATCGCCGTCGCCGACCGGCTTGCCGCCGAGACCGGGCTCACCGTGGCCACCGTGACCATCACGGTGGACGACCTGATCGTCCCCGGGGCGGACCATGCCCACACGGGACGGCCGGTCCGGCGCCCCGAAGCGGGCATGCGCGTGGTCAACCGGGCCGCCTCGTCGCTGCTGGCCGTCGTCCTACTGGCCGGCGGGGTAGTGCTGGCCGTGCAGGCGCTGCTGGTCACACTGGGCCGGCCGGCCTCCCTGCTCGCCCGCACCCGCTGGTACGACGCGCTGACCGGCACCCGGTGGCACGACCCGGACGTCCGCACCGGCGCCGGCGCGGCCGTGCTACTGGGCCTGGTCATCCTGGTCGCCCAACTGCGCCGCTGGAGACCGGCCCGGCTGCGCCTCGACGAGCGGGACGGGTGGCACCTCCGCAGACGGTGCGTGGAACGCCGGCTGACCCTCGCGGCCGGGACCGTGCCCGGTGTCCGCCGGGCTCGGGTGCGCGTCCGGCGGCGCGCTGACCAGTGGCGTCCCCGCGTGCGCGCCACCGGTGATCCCGCCGCGCACGCGGAGGTCGAGTTCGCCGTGCGCCAGGAGCTGCGCCGGCTCGCCGCGCCCCGCACCGGCCGAGTCGAGATCCGGCTGCTTCCCCGCCGGCGGCCGGCATGACCGACGCCGCACACCGTCTGCTGTGGACGGTCGTCGCGTTGGTGCTGGTGGCGCTCGGAACGACAGCGATGTGGGTCAGCGTCGGCGCGCTGCCCGGCGACGATCCGGACGCGACGCTGCTCGACGCGGGGCTGCTCGACGCGTGGCGAACGGCCGCGCCGTGGAGCACCCTGGCCGCAGCGGTCACCGGCGTGGTCGCCGCCCTCGCGGGGCAGCGCCTGTTGGCGGGTGAGCTGCGGCGACCCCGCCAGGCACTACGCGGCGTGCTGAGCCACCCCGGCCACCGCCCCGGCCGTACCCGCCTGGCCACCGACGTGCTGGTCGGCGCACTGGAGCGCGACCTGACGACCGTCGAATCCGGGGTACGCCGCGCACGGGTGGTGCTCACCGGTACGCCGCAGCGACCCGACGTGTGGATCCGGGTGGATCTGGCGGCCGACGCGCCGGCCGACGACGTACGCGAACACGTCGACGCCGCGGTCCGCCGGTTCGCGACGACCGCCGGCTGCGTGCCCGCGCACCTCGACGTGACCGCCCGCATCGAGCCGGGCCCGCCCTGACCGCGTCGCGCCGATCGGACGGGCATGATCGGTGCCGGAACGGGAGGTACGCGGATGCGGGTGGTGTCGTTGGTGCCGTCACTGACCGAGGCGGTGGCGCTGACCCTGCCGGGAGTGCTGGTCGGGGCCACCGACTGGTGCAGCCACCCGGCCGGGCTCGACGTCAGCCGGGTCGGCGGCAGCAAGTACCCGGACCTGGACCGGGTTCGCGCGCTGCGGCCGGACCTCGTGCTACTGAACGTGGAGGAGAACCGGCGGGCGGACGCGGAAACGCTGCGGGCGGCCGGCGTACCGGTGCGGGTCACCTATCCGCGTACCGTCGCGGGCGCGTTGACCGAGCTGGGCGACCTGCTCGCCGAGTTGGGCGCGCCGACGGAGCCGGCCTGGTTGCGCACGGCCCGGCAGGCCTGGGACGAACCGCCCCGGCTGACGCCGTCCCGCCGGGCGGTGGTGCCGGTGTGGCGTCGGCCGTGGGTGGTGCTCGGCGGCGACACGTTCGCCGGTGACGTGCTGCGTCGGCTCGGCGTGGTCAACGCCTACGACGAGCACCCGGAGCGTTATCCCCGCCCCACCCTCGCCGAACTGCGCGAACGGCGGCCCGAGTTGGTGGTGCTGCCCGATGAGCCGTACACATTCACCGCCGACGACGGGCCCGAGGCTTTTCCCGGTGTACCGTGCGTACTGCTCTCCGGTCGACATCTCACCTGGTACGGCCCCCCACTCGCCGAGGCGCCCGCACTCCTGGCCGACCAGCTCTCCCGGCCGGTGCTGGCCGGTTGACCCGACCCGTGCTGGTCAGGTGACCGACACGTCAGCCGGCCGGGGCGCGCCGCGCGGCCAGGAGGCTGGCGCCGATGGAGATCCCCAGGGTCAGCACCACCACCGCGAGGGTCAACCCGACCGGCAGTTTGCCCACCGGAGTCTCGGCGAGGACGAGTTTCAGCCCGGCGAACGCCAGCAGCAACGCGAGTCCGTACCGCAGGTAACCGAAGTGTCGCAGCAGGCCGGCGAGGCAGAAGTAGAGGCTGCGCAGCCCCAGCACGGCGAATGCGGTGGCCGTCCAGACCAGGAAGGTGTTGGTGGTGATGGCGAGGATGGCCGCCACCGAGTCGACGGCGAACACCACGTCGGTGGCCTCGATGGCGACGAGCGCCACCAGCAGCAGCGTCGCCACCCGCCGGTCGTCCACCCGGGCCGTGAACCGGTCGCCGTGGTAGCGCGCGTCGGTGGGCACCAGCTTCCGGAACAGCCGGACCACGACGTTGCGTTCCGGGTCGACGTCCGGCTTCCCGCGTACGGCGAGCCGCCAGCCGGTCCAGATCAGGAACGCGCCCAGCACGAACCCGGCCCAGCTGAGCCGGTCCAGGAGCTCGGCACCGGCGAGGATGAACAGCAGCCGGAAGACGAGCGCCCCCACGACTCCCCAGAACAGCACCTTGTGCTGGTAGCCGGCCGGCACCTGGAAGTAGCCGAAGAGCAGGGCGAAGACGAACACGTTGTCCACCGAGAGCGCCTTCTCCAGCAGGTACCCGGAGAAGTAGGCGATGGCGGGGTCGCCGCCGAGCCCCCACCAGACGACCACACCGAACAGCAGGCCCGCGCTGATCCAGACGGCGCTCCAGAGCAGCGCCTCGCGTAGCTCGATGACGTGGTTGTCGCGGTGCAGGAGCACGTCCACGGCGAGCATCACGGCGATCGCCGCGCCGACCGCCGCCCAGGCCCACAGCGGGACCGTGACTGTCACCTCCGCCACCGAAGCCCTTCCGCACCGGCCACGGTGCGCGCCCCGTCACCCCGCCGGCCGGCCGTTCCCGAGCCTAGGCGAACGGCCGATCCGACGCCGGCGGTCCGGCGAACTCGGCCCTCGTCGAGACGTCGCAGCGACAGCCACGGGCGCCGAGGTGCCGGCGGGGTGGTGGCGTGGGGCGGACGGCACTCAGGCGACCGGCATCACCTGGGCCGGATCGCAGACCGTGTCGTCGGCGTCGTAGGTGATCCTGTTGATCACCCGCACGACACCGCTGACCTGGCCCGCGAGCCGACCGGCGAGGTCGACGGCGGAGCGTCGGTCCACCCGACCGGCGAGTGTCACGTCACCGTGTCGGACCTCGACCGTCACCAGCCCGTCCCGCACGGCAAGCACCCGCCGCAGCACCTCCTGCACCACGTCCTCGCGGATCGCGGCGTCCGAACGCAGGTGCACCCGCAACAGGTCACCACGGCTGACGATGCCGACCAACCGGCCGAGATCGTCCAGGACGGGTAGCCGCTTGACCTGCTCGTGGTCCATCAGCCGAGCGGCGGCCGACAACGGCGTCTCCGCGTGCGCGGTGATCGCCGGAGCGGTCATCAGGTCCCCCGCGAGCAGCGCGGCACCCTTGGCCCGGGCACCACGCCGACGCCGGCTCTCGAAGACCCGGCGCAGCGCCGGCTCGCCGGCGCACTCGACGCGGTGCAGGAGGTCGGCCTCGGACACCACGCCCAGCACCCGGCGGAACCCGTCGATCACCGGCACCGCGCTGACCCCGCGGCGCAGCAGCACGTCGACGATCTCGCGGTACGGGGTCTCGACGGCCACGGTCTCGACCTCCCGGGTCATCACATCGCCAACCTGCCAGGTCCTCATCACGACCTCACCTTCCTCGTCCACCTCGGACGCTACGACCGCGCGACAGCCACCGTCAGGGCCGCCGGACCGGACCGGAGGGGGTCCAACGTCCCGGGCCGGTGCGGTCTGTCGGCCCTGCCGCCGGGAGCGCCGTGGGCGTCCACTGGAGATGCCACCGGGAAGTGCGGTGCGAGACTGAGAAGGGACGTGGATACCATGACCGCGACGACCGACCGGGTCACCGTCGAGAACACCGCTCCGACGGCCGGCACCACTGCAGAGCGGGCCGTCCGGTACATCCTTGCCGGCACCCGACTGGCGCTCGGCTGGATCTTCCTCTGGGCGTTCGTCGACAAGATGTTCGGCCTCGGGATGGCCACCGAGTCGAAGAACGCCTGGATCAACGGCGGCAGCCCCACCAAGGGCTTCCTGACCTTCGGGGTGACGGGCCCGTTCAAGGACATGTACACCGGGATCGCCGGTGCCGCCTGGGCGGACTGGCTGTTCATGGTCGGCCTGGCCGGGATCGGTGTCGCCCTGCTGCTCGGCATCGGCATGCGGGTCGCCGCCGTGGCCGGCGGGCTGCTGCTGGTCCTGATGTGGACCGCCGTCCTGCCTCCGGAGAACAACCCCTTCATGGACGACCACCTGATCTACGCCGCGGTGCTGGCGGTCCTGGCGCTGGTCAACGCCGGCGACACCTGGGGCCTCGGCCGGGTGTGGGCGACGCTGCCCAGCGTCCAGCGGCTGCCCTGGCTGCGCTGACCACAGCGCGCCACCCCTGAGCGGGCGTCACCACCCACGGTGACGCCCGCCAGTGCGTGTCCGAATCCCGCGTCGCCGCGTTCTCGCACCCGCACCGCCCCCGGTCGACGGCCCGGTCCCCGCTCACACCGCGCTGATCGTGCACGTGTCGCCCGGGGCACCGTGTGCGGCAGCCGGGGTGAGATCGAGCAGGTAGCGGGTCCGCCGCACATCGGTGAAGTGTGATCCGGCAGGATCGACGGTGACCGGACACATCACCCGACACGGCAGGAGATCCCCGCATGAACCAGGCAGCAGGCGCCCGATCCGGCAAGCCCGAGGTGGGTCCGATCGAGGGTGCACCGCCCGCCGACCTCGTGATCGAGGACATCACCGTGGGCGACGGCCCGCAGGCGGAGGCGGGCCAGCTGGTCAGCGTGCACTACGTCGGCGTGTCGCACTCCACCGGTGCCGAGTTCGACTCGTCGTGGAACCGGGGCGAGGCGTTCGAGTTCCCGCTCGGCGGCGGTCAGGTCATCGCCGGCTGGGACCGGGGCGTCGTCGGCATGCGCGTCGGCGGCCGTCGCCGCCTGACCATCCCGCCGCACCTCGGGTACGGCGACCGGGGCGCGGCCGGTGTGATCAAGCCCGGCGAGACGCTGATCTTCGTCGTGGACCTGCTCGGCGTGCGCTGACCGATCATCATCGGGGTCGTCGGCTCACGCCGGCGACCCCGCACCGGTCAGGCGGCCAACTGCAGGTCCGCGGTCGCGGCTGCGGACAGACGCGCGGCCTTGACCACCTTGGCCGGCTCCAGGATCGGCATCACGCGGTGCAGACCGCTGGCGCGGAGCACCCGCGCCACCACCGGACTCGGGTCGACCAGGACCAGCTCACCACCGCAGGCCCGGACGCGCAGGTGCGCGGCGAGCAGCGTCCGGACGCCGGCGGCGGAGAGCAACCGCAGATCGGACAACTCCAGCTGAACCACCCGGCGAGCCGGCGCGGACCACAACGCCGACCGGAACGCCGCCACCGTGGCGATGTCGATCTCGCCCGCCACCCGCATGACGACCACCTGGTCACCCACGCTGACCTGCACGTCGAGCCGGTCGCTGTCGTCTCCCATGCCAAGAAATCTAGCCGCCACCTACGACAGTCTCGCCCCTCCGCGGAGTGATTCCGGGTACGCCCAGGGTCATACCCCGAGACGGCCCTCATCCCCCTGAGGGGGGAGCCAGGGGGCCTGCAGCTCCGCTCCCTCCAGACGGTGAGCCACTGCAGGCCACCGAGGTCCGGGGGCGGGCCGGCGGGGCACCCGCCCGCCTCCGACACGACGGTGACCGCGGTGATCGGCACGCCGCGAGCGATGGTCGACGGCAGCCGGCACCGGCGGTGGAGAATAGGCCGATGCTGATCCCTCGGCAACGGCCGCCGCGGCTGATCCGCCCCGTCCGCGAGCCGGCGACCGTTCCTCCGGCGTTGACCGGAGTGTGGGCAGCCACCGACCGCCGTCTCGACCACGTCGAGTTGCTGCCCCTTCCCGAGGGGGCCGTCGGTCCGGAGGACGTGCTGGTCGACGCCGCCGGCCGGGTGATCAGTGGCGACGAGGAGGGTCGGCTCTGGTGGTGGCCGGTCGACGCGCCGGCCGGCACCCGACCCCGGCTGCTGGCCGAGACCGGTGGCCGGCCGCTCGGCATCGAGGTGGACGCGTCCGGTGAGGCGCTGGTCGTCTGCGACGCGTACCGCGGGTTGCTGCGGGTCACCCCCGACGGCGAGGTGCGCGAACTGACCGGGACCGCGCCTCCGGTGCACCTGGCCAACAACGCGACGGTGGCCCAGGACGGCACGATCTACTTCACCGACTCCTCCGACCGGTTCCCGGTCTCGCACTGGAAGCGCGATCTGCTGGAGCACCGCCCCAACGGCCGGGTGCTGGCCCACCGACCGGGCAGCCACCGCACCGAGGTCGTGGCCGACGGGCTGTACTTCCCCAACGGCATCGCGCTGACCCCGGACGAGTCGGCCCTGATGCTGGTGGAGACCAGCACCCACCGTCTGCTCCGCGTCGAGTTGGGCGGCGGCGTACGGGTTCTGGCCGACCTGCCCGCGTACCCGGACAACCTCGCCGCCGTGGGCGACGGAACGTACTGGATAGCGCTGCCCAGCCCGCGCGTGCCGATCGCCGAACGGCTGCTGCCGCATCCGCGACTGCGCCAGCTCGCCGCGTTGCTGCCCGACGCGATGCAGCCGCAACCGCGCCGCTACGGGTTGGTCGCGCTCGTCGACGGCGACGGCACGGTCCGCCGGACGCTGCACGGCCCCAACGGGCACTACTGGATGATCACCGGGGTACGCCAGCACGCCGACCACCTCTGGCTGGGCAGCCTGACCGGTCCGGGAGTGGCCCGCGTACCCCTGGGGTGAACGCCGGCGTCGTTGGCGCACGGTGCTCGGCCGTAGGCGACGGGACCGACGCTGTCGGTCGTAGGCGGCCGCACCGGGCCGGCCGCCAGCGCGGACCGGCCCGGTGAGCCGAACGGGTGTCTCAGCGACCGCTGACCGAGGGCGCCGGTTCCGGCGAGCCTCCGGCCACCGCGCCCGGGTGGGCCGGAGCGACCGGAGCGGGCTTGAGCCCGGGCGGCACCGGCAGCGCACTACCTCGGGCGAACTCGTCCCAGCTAACGTTCCACGCGGTCCAACCGTTGCCCGGCTGCAGTTCCACCTCGGTGCCCTTGACGGTGACCAGGTCCCCGACCTGGGTCACCCCCATCAACCAGTCGGCCGCGGTGGCGGAGACGTTGGCGCAGCCGTGTGAGACGTTCGTGTTGCCCTGATCCCCCTCCGACCAGGGGGCGGAGTGGATGAACTCGCCGCCCCAGGTGTAGCGCTGGGCGTCGTCGACGTCGACCACGTAGCCGCCGTTCGGCTCACCCCGGGTGTCGAAGGTGGTCCGCTCGTGCTTCTCCATGATCACCATCTTGCCGCTCGAACTCGGCGTACTCGGCTTGCCCAGACTGACCGGAATCCGGCGGATCTGCTTCCCGTCGCGCAGGACCGTCATCTGCTTGGTGGCGTTGTCGATCTCCAGCGAGACCTGACGTCCGATCTTGGAGGTCGCGGTCCGCTCGGCGTCACCAACCCGGTCCTTGCCGATCGGCAGGCCCTCCAGGCCGGCCCGGACGCTGATCGTCGTTCCCGGCTTCCAGAAATCGGGCGCCCGGTAATAGACCTGACTTCCGTCCTCGATCCACGACCAGGTGCCCGGCTGCGGAGGATTCGTCTTCACGAACAACCGCCGCTGAACATCCGCTCTGGCCTCTTTTGGAATTGCCGGGTCGAACGCTACGGTAACCGGCATCGCCGTGCCGTACGTCCGATTACCGACGAAATAGAGGGTGCTGGTGATCTGCGGTTTGGTCGACTTGGCCATCGTCGTGAAGGTCGTGGTGCGCGTGGTGGTGGCACCGGAATCACCGGTAGCGGTCACCTCGGCGGTGTAGGTCCTTTTCGGTTGCAACGGAACACTCGGCACCCAGCCCGAGCCGTCCTCGCGCGGCTCGGCGTCGACCTGCTTGCCCTTGTCGTCGGTCAGCCGTACGCCGGTGACCCGGCCACCCTTGACCACGGTGCCCACCTCGGCACTGACCGGCACGTCCCGGGCCTTGTCGCCCGGCGTGACGGCGAGTTCCGGCGGGGCGGCGTGCTTCTTGTCCGAACCGGTCGCGGACTCCCGGCCGACGGTGCACCCACCCAGGACGAGTGGTGCGGCTGCGATGGTTACCGCCAACAGCGTCAATCGCCGCCTACACGTCATGTTCAGTCCCCCCGTTTTCGACTTCCCTATGCCGACATTCTCGCTTCCCGGGCGTGCGTGATTGCGGCATTCAGAAATAATTGGCCGCGCATTTGTCGACACAGTTTTCCGACAATGCGCCGCATGGTGGAACAGGAGCCCACCGGCACCTGTCGTGCCCTTTGCTCTGCTTCCGCGTACGCAACGCCGGCTGTCCGGATGGCGACCTCTCGGGGCGGTTGAGGTGAAGCGGGTCGAAGGCGGCATACGACCGCGCGGACGACCGCCGCCCCGGCCCCTTCCGGCCGGCGCGAGATCGACCCGTGCGGGTGCGGTGGCTGCCGGGTGCAGCGGGCCGCGCGGGACGGCAGTCGGCGCATCAAGCGCGCCGGACGCCCGGGGTCGGGCCGGGGC is a window of Micromonospora sp. WMMD961 DNA encoding:
- a CDS encoding DoxX family membrane protein; this encodes MDTMTATTDRVTVENTAPTAGTTAERAVRYILAGTRLALGWIFLWAFVDKMFGLGMATESKNAWINGGSPTKGFLTFGVTGPFKDMYTGIAGAAWADWLFMVGLAGIGVALLLGIGMRVAAVAGGLLLVLMWTAVLPPENNPFMDDHLIYAAVLAVLALVNAGDTWGLGRVWATLPSVQRLPWLR
- a CDS encoding Asp23/Gls24 family envelope stress response protein, whose amino-acid sequence is MSRQQLGTRTGSGRDARQRRDDPRARRPRLAGDPTILRRPRTDRAARHHRLPPRPVAAGPSAPPAGPAPNAGNPGAGTRSRRPPQHRTAGTADVARIAADAARQVPGVTDAHPATVRLVDDAVGLDLHLVGTYGHSVPAVAEAVRIAVADRLAAETGLTVATVTITVDDLIVPGADHAHTGRPVRRPEAGMRVVNRAASSLLAVVLLAGGVVLAVQALLVTLGRPASLLARTRWYDALTGTRWHDPDVRTGAGAAVLLGLVILVAQLRRWRPARLRLDERDGWHLRRRCVERRLTLAAGTVPGVRRARVRVRRRADQWRPRVRATGDPAAHAEVEFAVRQELRRLAAPRTGRVEIRLLPRRRPA
- a CDS encoding Ig-like domain-containing protein, which encodes MTCRRRLTLLAVTIAAAPLVLGGCTVGRESATGSDKKHAAPPELAVTPGDKARDVPVSAEVGTVVKGGRVTGVRLTDDKGKQVDAEPREDGSGWVPSVPLQPKRTYTAEVTATGDSGATTTRTTTFTTMAKSTKPQITSTLYFVGNRTYGTAMPVTVAFDPAIPKEARADVQRRLFVKTNPPQPGTWSWIEDGSQVYYRAPDFWKPGTTISVRAGLEGLPIGKDRVGDAERTATSKIGRQVSLEIDNATKQMTVLRDGKQIRRIPVSLGKPSTPSSSGKMVIMEKHERTTFDTRGEPNGGYVVDVDDAQRYTWGGEFIHSAPWSEGDQGNTNVSHGCANVSATAADWLMGVTQVGDLVTVKGTEVELQPGNGWTAWNVSWDEFARGSALPVPPGLKPAPVAPAHPGAVAGGSPEPAPSVSGR
- a CDS encoding DUF2726 domain-containing protein, with the translated sequence MTSIGSDDRGWLRAVSAEGGHDTLLSRAGQRVHPNRRLSDLVQGRPPGVTGSQWSSASRASFDFVVCSAETGRAIVAVEIGPVASAGSAEKRVERLKDAVSEAVGLPVLRIGSATLRAAEHGRRLVEYVIDARAYAAGGAGVAASGDEPEPVGFRDILGRLPDGRTGAVNDLGALTRAAAVDAYVAGRVADPIVRGLHVRWADGPAQGWSWVHVRPDACLVERVSVTEHRFSCGVDPARLAEDLATVAVGDRLRQNAVADLVPRAELTAQIVALSRRHDELVGGFAFDHLCAD
- a CDS encoding STAS domain-containing protein, which produces MGDDSDRLDVQVSVGDQVVVMRVAGEIDIATVAAFRSALWSAPARRVVQLELSDLRLLSAAGVRTLLAAHLRVRACGGELVLVDPSPVVARVLRASGLHRVMPILEPAKVVKAARLSAAATADLQLAA
- a CDS encoding helical backbone metal receptor, with the protein product MRVVSLVPSLTEAVALTLPGVLVGATDWCSHPAGLDVSRVGGSKYPDLDRVRALRPDLVLLNVEENRRADAETLRAAGVPVRVTYPRTVAGALTELGDLLAELGAPTEPAWLRTARQAWDEPPRLTPSRRAVVPVWRRPWVVLGGDTFAGDVLRRLGVVNAYDEHPERYPRPTLAELRERRPELVVLPDEPYTFTADDGPEAFPGVPCVLLSGRHLTWYGPPLAEAPALLADQLSRPVLAG
- a CDS encoding FKBP-type peptidyl-prolyl cis-trans isomerase, translated to MNQAAGARSGKPEVGPIEGAPPADLVIEDITVGDGPQAEAGQLVSVHYVGVSHSTGAEFDSSWNRGEAFEFPLGGGQVIAGWDRGVVGMRVGGRRRLTIPPHLGYGDRGAAGVIKPGETLIFVVDLLGVR
- a CDS encoding TerC/Alx family metal homeostasis membrane protein — protein: MTVTVPLWAWAAVGAAIAVMLAVDVLLHRDNHVIELREALLWSAVWISAGLLFGVVVWWGLGGDPAIAYFSGYLLEKALSVDNVFVFALLFGYFQVPAGYQHKVLFWGVVGALVFRLLFILAGAELLDRLSWAGFVLGAFLIWTGWRLAVRGKPDVDPERNVVVRLFRKLVPTDARYHGDRFTARVDDRRVATLLLVALVAIEATDVVFAVDSVAAILAITTNTFLVWTATAFAVLGLRSLYFCLAGLLRHFGYLRYGLALLLAFAGLKLVLAETPVGKLPVGLTLAVVVLTLGISIGASLLAARRAPAG
- a CDS encoding CBS domain-containing protein; its protein translation is MRTWQVGDVMTREVETVAVETPYREIVDVLLRRGVSAVPVIDGFRRVLGVVSEADLLHRVECAGEPALRRVFESRRRRGARAKGAALLAGDLMTAPAITAHAETPLSAAARLMDHEQVKRLPVLDDLGRLVGIVSRGDLLRVHLRSDAAIREDVVQEVLRRVLAVRDGLVTVEVRHGDVTLAGRVDRRSAVDLAGRLAGQVSGVVRVINRITYDADDTVCDPAQVMPVA
- a CDS encoding SMP-30/gluconolactonase/LRE family protein; the encoded protein is MLIPRQRPPRLIRPVREPATVPPALTGVWAATDRRLDHVELLPLPEGAVGPEDVLVDAAGRVISGDEEGRLWWWPVDAPAGTRPRLLAETGGRPLGIEVDASGEALVVCDAYRGLLRVTPDGEVRELTGTAPPVHLANNATVAQDGTIYFTDSSDRFPVSHWKRDLLEHRPNGRVLAHRPGSHRTEVVADGLYFPNGIALTPDESALMLVETSTHRLLRVELGGGVRVLADLPAYPDNLAAVGDGTYWIALPSPRVPIAERLLPHPRLRQLAALLPDAMQPQPRRYGLVALVDGDGTVRRTLHGPNGHYWMITGVRQHADHLWLGSLTGPGVARVPLG